A single region of the Chelonia mydas isolate rCheMyd1 chromosome 4, rCheMyd1.pri.v2, whole genome shotgun sequence genome encodes:
- the EXOC1L gene encoding exocyst complex component 1-like has product MSSLVKEDLQKKLFYPLGQSLREFIEIECSAHDRFYLCAAVTKDGEVEISMVKHFRIDLDEKYEMAEKWLLKDLEMIDGKEADTDNPYFDMHFEKVYSWEAHSCASKYAFARTLNKLNYMYLNKDLKIVNFDITYINDDSLWSSNNGDCLVLMKICFYAFNLLCLSLCPMP; this is encoded by the exons ATGTCCTCGCTGGTGAAGGAGGACTtgcaaaagaagctgttttaccCCCTGGGGCAGAGCCTGCGGGAGTTCATAGAGATCGAGTGCTCCGCCCACGACAGGTTTTACCTCTGTGCCGCAG TGACTAAAGATGGAGAAGTAGAAATATCTATGGTGAAACACTTCAGAATAGATCTGGATGAGAAATATGAAATGGCTGAAAAGTGGTTATTGAAAGATCTGGAGATGATTGATGGAAAAGAAGCAGACACT GATAATCCATATTTTGATATGCACTTTGAGAAGGTCTACAGTTGGGAAGCACATAGCTGTGCATCTAAATATGCCTTTGCTCGAACGTTAAACAAATTGAATTACATGTACCTTAACAAGGACTTGAAGATTGTGAACTTTGATATAACCTACATAAATGATGATTCACTCTGGTCATCCAACAATGGGGACTGTTTAGTTCTTATGAAGATATGCTTCTATGCTTTCAACCTTTTGTGTCTGTCCCTGTGTCCTATGCCATAA